In Silene latifolia isolate original U9 population chromosome X, ASM4854445v1, whole genome shotgun sequence, the following proteins share a genomic window:
- the LOC141623268 gene encoding uncharacterized protein LOC141623268, translating into MSCSSSSGSEEEEEFESYRKGGYHAVRVGDCFNGGRYIAQRKLGWGQFSTVWLAYDTQTSAFVALKIQKSAPQFAQAALHEIEFLLAIADGDASNSKFVVRLIDHFKHAGPNGQHLCMVLEFLGDSLLRLIRYNRHNGLDLNRVREICKCVLTGLDYLHRDLNIIHTDLKPENILLISPIDSSKDPVRSGLTPILERPEGGNPSSGISMNLIEKKLKRRAKRAVARISEKRASMAGPGENTKPERSLDGIDMRCKVVDFGNACWADQQFMEEIQTRQYRAPEVILQSGYTASADMWSFACTAFELATGDMLFAPKGGQGFSEDEDHLALMQELLGKMPKKIANGGVKSKDFFDRYGDLKRIRRLKFWSLDRLLVEKYKFPEIEAREFSDFLHPILDFAPEKRPTAQQCLQHAWLDSNPSPNDNSNHDKLSARMNNLNV; encoded by the exons ATGTCATGCTCATCATCTTCTGGGTCAGAGGAAGAGGAGGAGTTTGAATCTTATAGAAAGGGAGGTTATCATGCTGTTAGAGTTGGTGATTGCTTCAATGGTGGTCGTTATATTGCTCAGAGAAAACTGGGTTGGGGTCAATTTTCTACTGTTTGGCTTGCTTATGATACTCAAACCTCT GCTTTTGTggctttgaagattcaaaagagTGCACCGCAGTTTGCTCAAGCTGCTCTTCATGAAATTGAGTTCCTTTTAGCTATAGCTGATGGTGACGCATCCAATTCCAAGTTCGTTGTCCGATTGATTGATCATTTTAAGCATGCAGGACCAAATGGGCAGCACCTATGCATGGTCCTCGAGTTTCTTGGAGACAGCTTACTACGATTAATCAGATATAATCGTCACAACGGACTAGATTTAAATAGAGTTAGAGAAATTTGCAAATGTGTTTTAACTGGTTTGGATTATCTCCATCGAGACCTTAATATAATTCACACAGACTTGAAGCCTGAAAACATCCTTCTAATTTCTCCCATTGACTCTTCTAAAGATCCAGTCAGATCTGGGCTTACCCCAATTCTTGAAAGACCCGAAGGAGGAAATCCTAGCAGCGGAATCTCAATGAATTTGATCGAGAAAAAACTAAAGAGAAGAGCAAAAAGAGCAGTGGCCAGGATATCAGAGAAAAGGGCCTCAATGGCAGGCCCGGGGGAGAATACAAAGCCTGAAAGATCATTAGATGGGATCGATATGAGGTGCAAAGTTGTAGACTTTGGGAATGCTTGTTGGGCTGATCAACAGTTCATGGAAGAAATACAGACAAGGCAGTATAGAGCTCCGGAAGTTATTCTTCAGTCTGGCTACACTGCTTCTGCTGACATGTGGTCATTTGCTTGCACCGCATTTGAGCTTGCTACTGGCGACATGTTGTTTGCTCCTAAAGGTGGACAAGGCTTTAGTGAAGATGAG GATCATCTTGCCTTGATGCAAGAACTCCTGGGAAAAATGCCTAAAAAG ATAGCCAATGGTGGAGTAAAATCAAAAGACTTCTTTGATAGGTATGGTGACCTCAAAAGGATTAGAAGACTCAAATTCTGGTCACTCGATCGACTCCTTGTTGAGAAGTACAAATTCCCAGAAATTGAAGCACGGGAATTTTCTGATTTTCTACATCCGATTCTCGATTTTGCACCAGAGAAGCGGCCTACAGCCCAACAATGCCTACAACACGCTTGGCTTGACTCAAACCCGTCCCCTAATGACAACTCTAATCACGATAAACTGAGTGCCAGAATGAATAACCTTAATGTTTAG